The Periophthalmus magnuspinnatus isolate fPerMag1 chromosome 12, fPerMag1.2.pri, whole genome shotgun sequence region GGTTTACCGCTGTCAAGCATGTCCTCTTGTAACTTTCAGCAATTTATGCTAAACAGCACACCGGCTTGCTAAACATATTTTCTTGTGTGGATTGCATTCATTTCTTGTGTATCTAAAtgtcaaagtttaaaatgatgtaaataaaagtgtgtaaATGAAATTGATCAACTGATTTTCCCATGGTGCCCTGCCTTGCCGTGATGCAGTGCTTTGAGGAGGTAAGGAGAGGGTACAGTGAGCCAttgtggagcaggaggaggcagtccctggagcagaggagaaagagacacagatgTCACTGCACTGAAAATCCCCAGAGACAAGAACAAAACTGTGTGTTCATTTCTGTATTATTTAAGAGTATCCTGTAGCGTGTAAGTATCACAAATAATAACATGTTGGTGTGCTCTGCATGCTGGGACATCTGTTCTGAGATGGGTGACTAGGTCAACCGAGGATGTGAATGGCTCCACTCTtgtgtttctgttttctgtcttgACAAAACCCAAGCAGGAGTtcgtaattattattattaacacattttcaaaaggaGATTTGTGATCTGACAGGCCCaactatttttgttcttttaagcTAACAGTCCCAAGGCAGTTAATGAGCACGTGGGACTGCTGAGTAAAATTGAAAGGTTATGTTACTATTCTTAGCTAAAGTCCAACTGTGTGTCAACCTTATTCTtgtgttttaatgatttttagTAGGTTTTatgcatttacttttatttaatgtacTTCAACTTACTTTCCAAATAAAAATGCCTCCTGTGCCAGTGAACAAATTTGCTGAAAGTGTCCAAAAGCATTGACCGCAATGGCAAAATGGGCGCTAACAAAATCTCCTGCATGGGTGATGTTGTGTGCATGGAACTAAAAAGTACTTCTGGGAACGCAGCTGTTGACAGCCATTGGCATGCTCTTAAATTCATTTTGTAAGAGGAGGCTGTATAAGATTCATGCCACAATGTTAATTGGTTGAGCTGACCAGATATTTCTGGCCAGTGACCAAATATTCACAAAGAACAAAGTGCTTCAAAAAATGTCTCTGCACTTGAGTCTAgcccagacatgggcaaactatggcccgggggccacatacggccctttgggcttattaatctgaatgtgaccaaataatattaaaataggtaagggtaaaccttgtccaaagtttttctgctgtgtttgtttaactgaaatttaataaattcattattatttaaatttaattttaatgaatgcatttggaaaacaatttgtacaatgaacctcctttgctacatgttacaggccatatatatatatatatatatatatatatatatatatatatatatatatatatatatatatatatatatatatatatatatatatatatatatatatatatatatatatatatatatatatatatatatatatataaacccaCTGTGGCACGTGTGtcgtttgcccacccctggtctagcCTTTTCATCCCTTGTTAAACATTATAGGATCCTCGCTGTCCGGTCATGCCTGTGAGTTCGCCTGCCtttgaaaagtttattttgctGCGAGTCGAGTTGTTAGTTTTGTATGACGGGCAGTGACGTGAGTGGAACTTGCGCACTGACTGCTCGTGTCCGTGCCACGCACGAGGCGCTGTTACCAAAACTCCGCGTGGATCGTCTCACTCTGCCAATCAGGTGCACCCTGCACGAGCTCAGCATCATTTGCGCAGCAGCTCAGTGATGTTCCAGAGTGTGGAGTAGGCACCCTGCTGGCACGTGCTTCTGATCTGCCTCACGCGCAGAGAAAACACCAGGATGAGTTCCTCTCTCCCGAAAAGCGAGTCTACCACGTCTCTTCTCCGCTCTCACGGCCAGGGGCTGAACCAGCGTGGTGCGGCTGTAGGAAGGGAGTCTACTGCACGGACTGAAACTGAGACCGAAACTAGCTCCAGGAGACCACTCTGTCAACCTCTGCGCGGGGCGCAGCGTGCGCAGAGGATGGGCGACACTTTTACTCAAAGTCGGAAGGAGAAAGACCGGGGTAAAAGTTCAAGATCCAAGCAGAACACATCACACCATCAGCAGGTAAAGACCTTAACTCTGTTGTTTGTATAGCGAGTTGACAGATTATTTGATCTTTgtcttaatttaatttaactgaAGTTAAAATTAATTTAGCTTAAGTTAAATAAAAcgtaaaatgcatttattaaatcCAGTTGGAATATTGTGTGCACACTGCATGCGCCACAAATTCCACAAACAAGTTCTGTAATATTTTGGTTTTCAGGGCAGAAAGCCCTCCCCATCCACCCAGCCCAAGAACCAGGACGATGCCGCTTTCCTGTTCGAGCCCAGTCGGCGGGAGCAGATGCTCCCCCGCGGCTCATCATCCAGCATCAACTCCACAGACCCCCCAACGGCCAGTGCACCTGTGCGTCATAACGCGCACGGCCGGACGGGCAAGAGGCTGAGCGCAACACTCTCAGAGTATGACTCCACGCTTCACCCCATCGTCAAGTCTGTATTTGGACAGGTAAGATGCGTAAAAGTGAACTGACTTCAAGAGATGGATGTAGAATTTCAAAatgtaacattaaaaaaacaaacaaacaaataaacaactaaaCACATAGCCTAATGTCTAGTATATTATATTGGATGAATAAAAGTAGTAATGTCGATTTTTATCTATATGGATCAACTTTAAGTGTCTGTTGCATTTATTGGTGTAAACATTAGCAATGTTTACACGTAAAccgctgtttgtttgttttttattgaataTAGCTTCAGAGAGAACAGAAATGTCAGCCTTATCACTACAGTGAATAGTGTAAAAAATCTTTTACGGCCGACCCCTCTCTCTGGGCAGCTGGAATGAAGCCCAGGAGGAAAAGGCAATTAAAGCAGTTGCACTGATGATGTAATTAGGCAATTTACAATGTGTTTGTCCAATATGAGAATCATCATCCAACTTCTTTGTTAAAAGCATGAGTGGACAGGATGTTGGGTGTGAGAAAGGTCAGAGCCAGGTGAACATAGCACTATACTGTGTGAGAGCAATGACTGCACGTAGGCACATTAAAAATGAATGTGGGCTTTGTGGCTAAATTATTCCCAATAGATCATAATATTTGATACTAGTCAGTTTTAAAAAGAGGGTCATGTGCTCTTTCATGCATTAAGTTGTGAATGCACAACCTTCATCACCAGTGTCACCCGAGA contains the following coding sequences:
- the LOC117379512 gene encoding calcium-binding protein 1-like isoform X1, which translates into the protein MSSSLPKSESTTSLLRSHGQGLNQRGAAVGRESTARTETETETSSRRPLCQPLRGAQRAQRMGDTFTQSRKEKDRGKSSRSKQNTSHHQQGRKPSPSTQPKNQDDAAFLFEPSRREQMLPRGSSSSINSTDPPTASAPVRHNAHGRTGKRLSATLSEYDSTLHPIVKSVFGQDRELRPEEMDELREAFREFDKDKDGFIGCKDLGNCMRTMGYMPTEMELIELSQQINMNLGGHVDFEDFVELMGPKLLAETADMIGVKELRDAFKEFDTNGDGMISTAELREAMKKLLGQQVGHRDLEDILRDIDLNGDGHVDFEEFVRMMSR